From the genome of Lutzomyia longipalpis isolate SR_M1_2022 chromosome 2, ASM2433408v1, one region includes:
- the LOC129788694 gene encoding probable isoaspartyl peptidase/L-asparaginase CG7860 isoform X2 produces MEPIILVHGGAGDIPDSRDQGKHDGVRQAARIGYSVLRETNSALDAVEAAVKSMEVDENFNAGYGSVLTLNETVEMEASIMRGADLATGCVTLLRDIKHPISLARMVMEKTPHNFLGGEGAMDFAREQGVEILSPPGQLVTDHAKRALESFKKQQNLGNSQPGKTEIGHEAPVPGEVGTVGAVAIDTAGRIAVATSTGGITGKYVGRIGDTPLLGCGTFADDRFGGVSTTGHGESIMKFVLAKDIINRIAFQGVTAQQATEEAVKEMTKVTGGTAGAITIDKDGNIGIYFSSKKMSWAYQKGHEITYGIRHGESITGRFL; encoded by the coding sequence ATGGAGCCCATAATTCTCGTACACGGTGGTGCAGGAGATATTCCGGATAGTCGTGATCAGGGGAAGCACGATGGGGTACGTCAGGCAGCCAGGATTGGCTACAGTGTCCTCAGGGAGACAAATTCAGCCCTGGATGCCGTGGAGGCGGCTGTAAAGTCCATGGAAGTCGATGAGAACTTCAATGCAGGCTACGGGTCTGTCTTGACGCTCAATGAGACCGTTGAGATGGAAGCCAGCATTATGAGAGGTGCTGACCTGGCCACGGGCTGTGTTACCCTCCTTCGGGACATTAAGCACCCCATAAGTCTCGCCCGGATGGTGATGGAGAAGACACCACATAATTTCCTAGGAGGTGAAGGTGCCATGGACTTTGCCCGTGAGCAGGGAGTTGAAATTCTCTCACCACCTGGACAACTTGTCACAGATCATGCAAAGAGAGCTCTGGAATCATTCAAGAAGCAACAAAATCTCGGGAATTCCCAGCCGGGAAAGACCGAAATTGGCCATGAAGCTCCAGTTCCGGGAGAAGTGGGTACAGTGGGGGCTGTTGCCATTGATACAGCAGGAAGGATTGCCGTGGCAACGTCCACAGGAGGAATTACGGGGAAATACGTGGGCAGGATTGGCGATACTCCACTTTTGGGTTGTGGAACGTTTGCTGATGATCGTTTTGGTGGGGTCTCCACCACTGGACACGGGGAGAGTATAATGAAATTCGTCCTGGCTAAGGATATAATCAATCGCATTGCATTCCAAGGTGTTACAGCACAACAGGCCACGGAGGAAGCAGTGAAAGAAATGACAAAGGTCACAGGAGGAACAGCTGGGGCCATCACCATTGATAAAGACGGGAATATTGGGATTTACTTTTCATCGAAGAAAATGTCCTGGGCCTACCAGAAGGGGCATGAAATCACCTACGGGATTCGCCATGGTGAGAGTATTACTGGGAGGTTTCTCTAG
- the LOC129788696 gene encoding probable isoaspartyl peptidase/L-asparaginase CG7860, with protein sequence MNLLLIVLLSTFSFCLCQDLEPIVLVHGGAGFTSDERDPEKFAGTKLAARIGYQTLMETGSVLDAVEQAVRSMELDSGFNCGYGAVLTLNWTVEMDASIMDGSDLSAGCVSGVQDILHPITLARMVRERTPHTFLSGVGLMEFARQQNVHILYPPGQMASERAKASLQAWLDSQASNPGNTETFGEPGTVGAVAMDAYGNLAAATSTGGITGKYPGRVGDTPLLGSGTYADNRYGAVSTTGHGESIMKVNLAKDIINRMAYLGEDVQTASMNSVEEMTRLLANTAGVIVLDPAGNPGIYTSSGKMSWAYQRNDTVHYGIRPEDHFTESAWN encoded by the exons ATGAATCTTCTGCTAATTGTTCTTCTCAGCACATTTTCCTTCTGTCTCTGTCAA GACCTCGAACCCATTGTCCTTGTCCATGGCGGTGCTGGTTTCACATCCGATGAGAGAGACCCGGAAAAATTTGCCGGCACCAAATTGGCTGCACGTATTGGGTATCAAACCCTAATGGAGACTGGATCTGTCCTGGATGCCGTTGAGCAAGCTGTTAGGAGTATGGAACTCGATTCAGGCTTCAATTGTGGCTACGGTGCTGTACTGACGCTCAATTGGACCGTAGAAATGGACGCCAGCATAATGGATGGATCAGATTTATCCGCTGGATGCGTTTCTGGGGTTCAAGACATCCTGCATCCCATTACTCTGGCAAGAATGGTACGAGAACGAACCCCGCATACCTTCCTCTCAGGCGTGGGACTTATGGAATTTGCCAGGCAGCAGAATGTTCACATTCTCTACCCGCCTGGACAGATGGCTTCAGAGAGGGCGAAAGCTTCCCTACAAGCTTGGCTGGATAGTCAGGCATCAAACCCCGGGAATACTGAGACTTTTGGGGAACCTGGAACTGTTGGAGCGGTGGCAATGGATGCTTATGGCAATTTAGCAGCAGCTACGTCCACTGGTGGGATTACAGGGAAGTATCCAGGTCGTGTTGGTGATACCCCCTTGCTGGGAAGTGGAACATATGCAGACAATCGCTATGGGGCTGTTTCAACCACCGGCCATGGGGAGAGTATAATGAAGGTGAATCTTGCAAAGGATATTATCAACAGGATGGCCTATCTGGGGGAAGATGTTCAAACGGCTTCCATGAATTCCGTTGAGGAAATGACGCGCTTGCTTGCCAACACTGCTGGGGTAATTGTTCTCGATCCTGCAGGCAATCCTGGGATATACACGTCCTCCGGGAAGATGTCCTGGGCCTACCAGAGAAACGATACCGTTCACTATGGTATTCGCCCTGAGGATCATTTCACAGAGAGTGCatggaattga
- the LOC129788694 gene encoding probable isoaspartyl peptidase/L-asparaginase CG7860 isoform X1 has protein sequence MYFTEIFLSLLLISWTHLLAQIAGEKTMEPIILVHGGAGDIPDSRDQGKHDGVRQAARIGYSVLRETNSALDAVEAAVKSMEVDENFNAGYGSVLTLNETVEMEASIMRGADLATGCVTLLRDIKHPISLARMVMEKTPHNFLGGEGAMDFAREQGVEILSPPGQLVTDHAKRALESFKKQQNLGNSQPGKTEIGHEAPVPGEVGTVGAVAIDTAGRIAVATSTGGITGKYVGRIGDTPLLGCGTFADDRFGGVSTTGHGESIMKFVLAKDIINRIAFQGVTAQQATEEAVKEMTKVTGGTAGAITIDKDGNIGIYFSSKKMSWAYQKGHEITYGIRHGESITGRFL, from the exons ATGTATTTTactgagatttttctttcccttcTCCTCATTTCCTGGACGCATTTGCTTGCCCAGATTGCAGGAGAAAAG ACAATGGAGCCCATAATTCTCGTACACGGTGGTGCAGGAGATATTCCGGATAGTCGTGATCAGGGGAAGCACGATGGGGTACGTCAGGCAGCCAGGATTGGCTACAGTGTCCTCAGGGAGACAAATTCAGCCCTGGATGCCGTGGAGGCGGCTGTAAAGTCCATGGAAGTCGATGAGAACTTCAATGCAGGCTACGGGTCTGTCTTGACGCTCAATGAGACCGTTGAGATGGAAGCCAGCATTATGAGAGGTGCTGACCTGGCCACGGGCTGTGTTACCCTCCTTCGGGACATTAAGCACCCCATAAGTCTCGCCCGGATGGTGATGGAGAAGACACCACATAATTTCCTAGGAGGTGAAGGTGCCATGGACTTTGCCCGTGAGCAGGGAGTTGAAATTCTCTCACCACCTGGACAACTTGTCACAGATCATGCAAAGAGAGCTCTGGAATCATTCAAGAAGCAACAAAATCTCGGGAATTCCCAGCCGGGAAAGACCGAAATTGGCCATGAAGCTCCAGTTCCGGGAGAAGTGGGTACAGTGGGGGCTGTTGCCATTGATACAGCAGGAAGGATTGCCGTGGCAACGTCCACAGGAGGAATTACGGGGAAATACGTGGGCAGGATTGGCGATACTCCACTTTTGGGTTGTGGAACGTTTGCTGATGATCGTTTTGGTGGGGTCTCCACCACTGGACACGGGGAGAGTATAATGAAATTCGTCCTGGCTAAGGATATAATCAATCGCATTGCATTCCAAGGTGTTACAGCACAACAGGCCACGGAGGAAGCAGTGAAAGAAATGACAAAGGTCACAGGAGGAACAGCTGGGGCCATCACCATTGATAAAGACGGGAATATTGGGATTTACTTTTCATCGAAGAAAATGTCCTGGGCCTACCAGAAGGGGCATGAAATCACCTACGGGATTCGCCATGGTGAGAGTATTACTGGGAGGTTTCTCTAG
- the LOC129788697 gene encoding SREBP regulating gene protein yields the protein MWYMALLRFIRRRLVLAIIFLLSLLYFVVNLFGFTGTLSSDLDSEFEVKREHPLIWRTLQEQQNVSFNDPSVKCRNSVQGRFLIVDERGFVCPRFDVLPTGCCNVETPATTHYSCETCTEAGCCAIYEYCVSCCLHPDKKELLERVMEKATRRQKAVFASVQDNFELCLAKCRTDSHSVQHENKYRDPKAKHCYGETTAHESQRDISGNNVL from the exons ATGTGGTACATGGCTCTGTTGCGGTTCATCCGTCGGAGACTTGTTCTTGCCATCATTTTCCTGCTATCCCTGCTGTATTTTGTCGTGAATCTCTTTGGATTT ACGGGTACGTTGTCAAGTGATTTGGATTCGGAATTTGAGGTGAAGCGGGAGCATCCGCTCATTTGGAGGACACTGCAGGAGCAGCAAAATGTCTCATTTAATGATCCGAGTGTAAAGTGCAGGAATTCCGTGCAGGGAAGGTTCCTCATTGTGGACGAAAGGGGGTTTGTCTGTCCGCGCTTTGACGTCCTACCCACGGGCTGTTGCAACGTGGAGACACCCGCAACGACCCACTACAGCTGTGAGACATGCACAGAGGCTGGATGCTGTGCAATCTACGAATACTGCGTCTCATGTTGCCTACATCCGGATAAA AAAGAACTCCTTGAGCGTGTAATGGAAAAAGCCACAAGACGCCAAAAGGCTGTCTTTGCATCTGTTCAGGATAATTTTGAATTGTGCCTGGCAAAGTGTCGAACTGATTCACATTCCGTACAGCACGAGAATAAGTACAGAGACCCCAAGGCGAAGCATTGCTACGGTGAGACAACAGCTCATGAATCTCAGCGTGATATCAGTGGGAATAATGTGCTGTAG